From Neosynechococcus sphagnicola sy1, one genomic window encodes:
- a CDS encoding transposase encodes KRARGKRPSKRGKRVSTISAISLKTVVTNVSIVGSTDGLTFEAFIARHLVPKLWKGACVIMDNYSIHNHDTIRKLIEDVGAKLIYLPPYSPDFSPIENCFSKIKNILRTIGARSYPDLANAIEDAFSQVSLENLKNWFTHCCYYASQE; translated from the coding sequence TAAAAGAGCACGGGGTAAGCGCCCCAGCAAGCGAGGTAAACGAGTCTCTACAATCAGTGCAATCAGCCTCAAAACCGTTGTCACTAACGTAAGTATCGTCGGTTCAACCGATGGTTTGACCTTTGAAGCCTTCATTGCTCGCCACCTGGTTCCGAAACTTTGGAAAGGAGCTTGTGTGATTATGGATAACTACTCGATACACAACCATGACACGATCAGAAAGCTGATTGAGGACGTGGGTGCTAAGTTGATTTATTTACCTCCCTATTCTCCAGACTTTTCACCGATAGAAAATTGCTTCTCAAAGATTAAAAATATTTTGCGGACGATTGGGGCACGCAGCTATCCCGATCTCGCTAATGCCATTGAAGACGCTTTTTCTCAAGTATCTTTGGAAAACCTCAAAAATTGGTTCACTCACTGTTGCTACTACGCCTCACAAGAGTGA
- a CDS encoding GNAT family N-acetyltransferase: MDYAVRALTVDDEPVVWEMLQYASHEPSLDSVQKQPYLARYASSWGRVGDVGCVAIRDTASIGAAWLRLWLEEDKGFGYVNDVIPELAMAVLPDYRGQGVGTRLLVQVLDMAKEWFPAVSLNVRADNPVVRLYERLGFITVPGSEIVNRTGGISFNMLCEFE; this comes from the coding sequence AGTTTGGGAAATGTTGCAGTATGCATCGCACGAACCCTCCCTAGACTCTGTTCAAAAACAGCCATATTTAGCTCGTTATGCGTCGAGTTGGGGCAGAGTTGGTGATGTTGGTTGTGTTGCAATCAGAGATACAGCATCAATTGGTGCAGCTTGGCTACGTTTGTGGTTAGAGGAAGATAAGGGATTTGGTTATGTCAACGATGTGATTCCAGAGTTAGCGATGGCGGTATTGCCAGATTATCGAGGTCAAGGCGTTGGAACGCGGTTGTTAGTTCAGGTTCTAGATATGGCAAAAGAATGGTTTCCGGCAGTGAGTCTCAATGTTCGGGCGGATAATCCGGTCGTGAGATTGTATGAACGATTAGGGTTTATTACGGTGCCGGGAAGTGAGATTGTCAATCGGACTGGCGGCATCTCATTTAATATGTTGTGCGAATTTGAATGA